A genomic segment from Tachypleus tridentatus isolate NWPU-2018 unplaced genomic scaffold, ASM421037v1 Hic_cluster_2, whole genome shotgun sequence encodes:
- the LOC143242835 gene encoding uncharacterized protein LOC143242835 produces MMWNMAHLWLKAEVNDLESKVKGGGFPQLSPYLVPDISSFCQHLALSKQLRLSKRFVIVVPSVDYCQAIFSEDGLLYEACVMSINEQEGTCVVHFLGYGNEEEVWIGDLLASQGKHARAQQELAAQGYFADNIDVEAEEKLDFSVIPIVLKSVEGCESLQVQVMFVMELLVFDLLQFTPGSKEKLWNILYKQLELGGIDLKLILDRYGLYQLTTEKLGVAIVDTFTYLMSYLKSRNFSVPKKLIESLSEVLLNHCGKMVNSQCVKTALLYIQREELKQLSAHNPTIQEKPVQHQASTSRLSTKRKRASDDIKGEEPLK; encoded by the exons ATGATGTGGAACATGGCTCATCTGTGGTTGAAG GCTGAAGTGAATGATTTGGAATCTAAAGTGAAAGGAGGAGGATTTCCCCAACTTTCCCCTTATCTGGTTCCTGACATTAGCTCCTTCTGTCAACATTTGGCATTGTCAAAGCAGCTGAGATTATCCAAgagatttgttattgttgtgcCATCTGTTG ACTACTGTCAGGCAATATTTTCTGAAGATGGACTTCTCTATGAAGCATGTGTTATGAGTATTAATGAACAAGAAGGGACATGTGTTGTTCACTTTCTTGGGTATGGTAATGAGGAAGAAGTTTGGATTGGAGATCTTCTTGCATCTCAAGGAAAGCATGCAAGAGCACAGCAGGAACTTGCAGCCCAAGGTTATTTTGCTGATAACATTGATGTGGAG gCAGAAGAAAAGCTAGACTTCTCTGTGATtccaattgttttgaaaagtgttGAAGGATGTGAAAGTTTACAAGTTCAAGTAAT GTTTGTAATGGAGTTACTGGTATTTGACTTACTTCAGTTTACACCAGGAAGTAAAGAGAAATTGTGGAATATACTATACAAGCAACTAGAATTAGGAGGAATTGATCTTAAATTG ATTTTAGATAGGTATGGTTTGTATCAACTTACAACTGAAAAACTTGGAGTTGCAATTGTTGACACATTTACTTACCTGATGAGCTACCTTAAAAGTAGAAACTTTTCTGTTCCCAAGAAGTTGATTGAATCTCTGAGTGAAGTTCTATTAAATCATTGTGGAAAAATGGTGAACTCACAG tgTGTCAAGACtgcattattatatatacaaagagAAGAGCTCAAGCAGTTGTCTGCCCATAATCCCACAATTCAAGAAAAACCTGTTCAACATCAAGCATCTACAAGTAGGTTATCCACCAAAAGAAAGAGAGCTAGCGATGACATTAAAGGAGAAGAACCTTTGAAGTGA